The region ATATTGTTTTATGAGCTTTAGTTCGTACGTTTTCAATCATTATCATTATTATTCTTCTTATATATTTACTTTTTATAGTTTTTATTTGATACTTATCGAAAAAGAATTTTTTCAAATCAAAAAAAAATTACATTCATGTTGTATTAGCTAAATACAATTATTTTAAGTTTAAGGAAAGATAAATCTAGTCATACCTTACATCTTATTATAATTTTATAATCAGACCCTCCCTAGTCAATTAACCTATATTTGAATGAAAAAGACAAGTGGTGCTTTTGCAAAATGTATAGATTCAGAATCTGTCATTTTTTGTGATATGTTTGATACTTTAGTACATAGAGATGTACATCCTAATTACGTCATGAGATTATGGTCTAAAACTATAATAAGGGCATTAGGAATTAATGTTGATATTGATACGTTATATTTTATTCGTAAAGAAGTTGAACATTTTTTAAGTGATAAATTCAATCTCTTACATGTTGAAATTGAATATTCATTAGTTATAAATGAAATCTACAATAGGCTTGTTTGTTCTGACCTTTTATATAATATTTCTTTAGCTGTATTTCAAGATTATTTTGAAAAAGCAGATATAGTAGTGGAAAAAAAAGTACAGTTTTTAAATTCAAATACAATTACACAATTGCAAGTACTTAAAGAAAAAGGACATAAAATTTATTGTGTTTCTGATTTTTATACTTCTAAAAAAGTACTTAAAAGTTTACTTGAATACCATAATATCTTAGAACTTTTTACAGATGTATTTGTATCTTCTGAATGCCAAAAAAGTAAGCATAGTACAAACTTATATCCTTATCTTATTAATCGGCTTCAATTAGACTCAAAAACGGTTGTAATGATAGGAGATAATTATAATCACGATATTTTAAATGCTCAAAAAAGTAATTTACAAACGCTATATATTCCAAATAAAAATTACTCTAAAACAAAATTAAAATATTCTAAAGGTTCAGATATTAAAGACTATAAAAAAGTTATTAATGGAGTTTATAAACGCTGTAACACAAAAGCAGCTCCTGGCAATAGTGACTATATTTTATTCTATTATAATTATACAGAACGCTTATACTTTAAACTAAAACAATGTGGTGTAAAAAATATTTTCTTTTTGTCGAGAGAAGGTTTATATCTAAAAAAATTGTTTGACTATTATCAAAATTATGTTGTTTTAAATGATCAAGACCTTATAAAAACACATTACTTAAAAACATCAAGACAAGCTAGTATGTTAGTGTCTTTAAAAAGTATAGATACAGAACAATTTTATTTTTTAAGACATAAATATCCAAAATTATCTTTAAAAGGATTTTTAAATAATTTTGATTTTGAATCAGAAATAGTAAATGCTATTATTGATGATTTAGGATTAAATGCCATTGCATCTGATAGTATTCCAAACTTTTTAGATTCTGAGGTTTATTTGGCTTTAAAAAATAATGCACTATTTATTAAAAATTATGATTTAAAACGTGCTGAACAAAAACGTTATTTTGATAGCTATTTAAAGTCTTTTAATGTCGATTTTTTAACAGAAGGTATGCATCTTGCAGATATTGGTTGGGGTGGTACTATGCAAGAAAAATTATTTGATTATTTTAAAGGGAAGGTACATGTTTATGGTTATTACTTAGGTATTAGAGAAGTTTATAATATAACTCCTGAAACAAAACGTTATGGTTTAAATTTTTCAGTCTATCCATTTGCTAGTTATTCAGACCACATTCTTAGAGGAAACATAGAATTAAATGAACAATTATTATCGGCACCACATGGGAGTACTGTTTCTTATGATATAAATTTACCAAATTATTCAAAAGAATTTCATCAAGAAGATGAAAAAAGAATTTATAATGATCATATTTTAAACATTCAAACTTTTATGTTTGAAGAGTTTAAAACACTGCTTTTACAATTAGATAAAATATGTTATTCTAATGATATTGTACAAGAAGAAATGACAAATTATGCTTTACGAGTTGGTTTATTTACTTCTAAAAAGAACATTTCAGAAATGATTAAAATTTCGGAAGGATTTTACTCTAATGTGGGTGATTTTTCAAAAGGATTGACTATCGATACAGATCGTACTAAAAAAGATATTTTAGTAAGTGTAAAAGCTTTTTTATTAACTCCAGAAAAATTATTCAGGTATTTATTAAGACTAAAACCGTATTTATATACTAAGAAGAAGTTTGTTTTATTAGCGTTATTTCCTTCGCAAATTATTTATTGGTATATAAAATTTAATATTGGAATGCGTAGATTATTTTTATCAAACCAGTTTTACTTAAAATATTCTTTTTTTAATTTTAGATTAAAATAGAATTGTAACAGTAATAGATTTTAAATATAATAGAGATATTTGTTTTAACTTATGAATTTAGTTTTTTTTACTGTTCTATATTCATCAAAATCTAATTCATCTGGACTTAAATTTATATCAGAACCTTTAACTACTTTTTCTACAGTTTTAAATAATATAATAAGGTCTGTTTTAAAACTTAGATTTTTAACATATTCAATATCCTTAGCAAGCTTATCGTCCCAACCAATAGAATTTCTACCAGATATTTGTGCTAAACCAGTTATACCAGGTCTAACAGTGTGTCTTATTTTTTCTTCTTCTGTATAATATGGTAAGTATTTAACTAATAATGGTCTAGGTCCTATTAAGCTCATATCTCCTTTTATGACATTAAGTAATTGAGGTATTTCATCAAGAGAAAACTTTCTAATAAAAATACCTAGCGTAGTTACACGTTCTGCATCGGGTAAAAGTTTTCCATTTTTATCTTTTTTATCAGACATGGATTTAAACTTCATTATTCTAAAAACTTTTTCATTTTTACCTGGTCTACTTTGGAAAAAGAAGGGTTGTCCATTTGTAATTAATAAAATTAATGTTACTAGTAAAAAAATAGGTAATAAGATAATAAAACCTATTAACGATGCAGATAGATCGATTACTCTTTTAAATACATTTTTATACATGATGGTATTATACTTAGTTGATAAGAATTTAAGAACTATAAGATTTGTGTTAATTAATTTGTGCTAGAGCCTTGTCTGTTTGTTTTAATACATTAACAAATTTAATCTATTATTGCTTCTAAGTTTTAAACTACTAATATAATTTATTATTTAGGTTTTACAATATTAAACCTATATCTACATAAGAATATTTGTTATAATTAAACTGTGATACAGTGTTTATTCTAATTTTCAGAAAAGAATAATAATGACTGATAAAAGTAATTATACTACAATTCAAAGATTATTTTTGATTGGAAACTATTTATTTATGAAGTTTACAGCGCTTTAAATAATTAGATAGTTAAGATACTAATTGTTGAATAATGAAATGTTAATAACCGGATTTATAATTGATTACATGTAATTTAAAGAAAATAGATAATTGCTTAACATTATAAAATAAATACAATTTCATTAGCTAAATTAATCAATAAGAGTAACAATGAATATATTAATTACATGTGCAGGAAGGCGAGTATCTTTAGTGAAAGCTTTTCAGAAAGAGTTAAAAACTTTATTCCCAGAGGGTAAAGTACTAACAACTGATTTTAGTCCGAATTTGTCTTCTGCTTGTCATGCCTCCGATGGTTTTTTTCATTTGCCATTAATTAGTGATAAAAACTATTTAACAGCTCTAATAGATTTATGCGTAGCTAATAATATTAAATTAATTATTCCTACTATTGACACTGAATTAAAGGTATTATCTGAAAATAAAGGGTTGTTCTTAAATAAAGGTATTACCCCTATAATTTCATCAGATCGTTTAATAAACATTTGTAGAGATAAAAGAAAAACACAAACTTTCTTTACAGATCATAATATTAATGTTGCTAAAGAATACTCAAAAACAAATTATAAATTACCTCTTTATATTAAGCCTTTAAACGGAAGTAGAAGTGTTGACAATTTTAAAATTCTTAAAGAGTCAGATTTAACAGACTATCATTTTAAAAATGATAATTTAATTTTCTTTGAATATATAGATCACAATGAATATGAAGAATTTACTTGTGATTTATATTATAGTAAACACAACGATTTAAAATGTATAGTACCTAGAAAGCGAATAACGGTAAGAGATGGTGAAGTAAATAAAGGGATTACAGTAAAGAATAGTTTACTAGAATACATTTCTAAAAACTTAACATATATTGAGGGAGCTGTAGGTTGTCTTACAGCTCAATTTTTTAAACATAAAGAAAACGATACAGTATATGGTATAGAAATAAATGCACGATTTGGTGGAGGCTACCCTTTGTCTTATCTAGCTGGAGCAAACTATCCAAAATGGATTATTCAAGAATATTTATTAGATAAAACTATAGACTCGTTTGTGGATTGGGAAGATCAACTATTAATGCTAAGATACGATAGCGAAATTTTGGTTCATGGCTATAAAGGATAAGATTATAGTAGTACTTGATTTAGACGATACTTTATATAATGAAATAGATTTTTTAAAATCGGCTTATCAAGAAATAGCGTATATGATTTCTGTAAAATCACAACAATCATCTCAAAACATATATAATGAGATGATTAAATTTTATACTAAAGGAGTAAATGTTTTTGAAGCTATAATTAAACTAACACAAGTAAAAGATATTACTGTAGAAACATTATTAACAACTTATAGGCATCATAATCCTCAAATCACTTTAGGTTTAACTACCAGTGAAATACTAAAGTATTTAAAATCACATGTGTATAAAATTGGTTTGGTTACAGATGGAAGAAGTATTCAACAACGCAATAAGATTACAGCTTTAGGTTTAGATTGCTTTTTAGATGATATAATAATATCTGAAGAATTTGGTTCAGAAAAGCCTAATGTAAATAATTTTAAATTCTATAGTGATAAATATGGTGAGGCTAAATATATGTATGTTGGAGATAATGTAAAGAAAGATTTTATAGCGCCTAAAGCTTTAGGTTGGGTTACTGTTTGTCTTTTAGATAATGGGGTTAATATACATTCACAGAATATAGCTTTAACAGCAGCACAGACACCAGATTTTAAGATTAAAAACTTAAGTGATTTAAAACAAATTCTTAAAGCTATGTAGTTATAAAGCTAAAATTTTAGTATGTAATTACACATATTTAAATGCAATTTTTTAATGTATATACTATTAAAATTATTGATTTTCTCTTTAAATATGAATTAACGTAAATATCTGCTATTCATCGTTTTTATTTGATTTGCACTCGTATTATTATGGATATTTATAAACATTTTGTAGGAATAGCAATTCAATCTGAGATTGATTTTTGTATTATTTTTATGTTACAACTCCCTAAATAGACATAAAAATTGTTTTAAATTTTGATATAACAATTTTACTTATGAATTCAAAAATATGGTTATCATCACCGCATATGGGCGGACATGAATTAGACTTTATACACGAAGCTTTTTCAACTAATTGGATTGCTCCATTAGGGCCTAATGTTTCTGGTTTTGAAGATGATTTAAAACATTTTCTAAAAGACAATAAAGAAATTGCAGCTTTAAGTTCTGGTACTGCAGCTTTACACTTAGCTTTAATACTCTTAGATGTTGGTCCAGGCGATGAAGTTATTTGTCAGTCTAAAACTTTTTCAGCATCTGCAAATCCAATTGTTTATCAAGGTGCAACTCCAGTTTTTGTAGATAGTGAACGAGATACTTGGAATATGTGCCCCATAGAATTAGAACGTGCCATAAAAGATAGAATTTCTAAAGGTAAAACACCAAAAGCTATAATCGCAGTACACTTATATGGAATGCCATATAAAAAAGAAGAAATTCATGCTGTCTCTAAACAATATAATATACCAATTGTAGAAGATAGTGCAGAGGCTTTGGGAAGTCATTACAAAAATCAGAAGTGCGGTACGTTTGGAGAATTGTCCATATTATCTTTTAACGGAAATAAAATTATAACAACGTCTGGAGGAGGAGCTTTAGTGACATCTAATAAAACACAGAAAGAAAAAGCTGTTTTTTTAGCGACACAAGCAAAAGATAAGGATGTAGCATATGTACATTCTCACATTGGGTATAATTATAGAATGTCTAATATTGTAGCAGGAATTGGAAGAGGACAGATGATGGTTTTAGAAGATCATGTTAATAAAAGACGTGCCAATTACGATTATTATGTATCTAAATTAAGTCACATAAAACATATTACGTTTTTAGCAGAACCAAAAGATTATTATTCCAACAGATGGTTAACCTGTATTTTGTTAGATAGTAATAAAAATCAAGAAGGACTTAGAGTCTTTTTAGAAGAAGATAATATAGAAACACGACCGCTATGGAAACCCATGCACCAACAACCCGTTTTTAAAGATGCACCGTCTTATTTAAATGGTGTTTCAGACGATTTGTTTCAACGTGGTTTATGTTTACCAAGTGGATCTAATCTAACTACAGAAGATCTAGAAAGAATAGTTTCATTAATTATAAATTATTTTGAATAGACTAAACAACATACTTGTTAAATTATCTAAAAGGTATGCCTCTAAATGGCTGGTTTTATTGGTAGATTTATGTTTAGTGGCGTCTACGTTTTTTTTAGCTTATTTAATAAGATATAATTTTGAAATCGCTTTTGACTTTAGCAAATTTTTAAAGCAAATACCGTTTGTTCTTATTGCTGCTGCAATAAGTTTTATGGTTGTGGGGTCTCATAAAGGTGTAGTACGTTACACAGGAGTCAAAGATGTTGTAAATATAATTGTTGGCATTAATTTATTGGCCACCCTTTTAATAATTAGTACTTATATAAGTAGAAAATATAATTACGATTCTATTTTCGATATTGCAGGATCTGTTATTTACATACATTTACTACTTAATATATTTTTTCTTATTGGTGCTAAATTTTTTATTAGATCAATATACCATAGTATTATATCCGATAAAAGTTTTTATAATTTAGAACATCATCGTATTTTAATATATGGAGCAGGTAATGCAGGAATGGTAACTTACGATGCTATTACTAATGATGCTAAAAGTAATATTGAAATTTTTGGTTTTATAGATGATAATAGTAAGAAGGTTGGAAAAAAAATAAACCTGTTAGAGGTTTATGATTCTAAGCATATAACTACAGATTTTATTGAAAAACATAAAATAGATGAAGTTATTATTTCTATTCAAAATATTAGCTCCGAACGCTTATTAGACATTACAAAAGAATTTCTAGATAAATCTATAAAAGTTAAAATAACGCCTCCAGTTCAACAATGGATTGATGGCGAATTACAAATCAGTCAGATTAAAGATGTTAGGATTGAAGATTTACTTGGGCGCGAACCTATTAGTATAGACAATCCAATTTTAATTGATGAATACGAAGATAAAGTTATAATAGTAACAGGAGCTGCTGGATCTATAGGTAGTGAAATAGCAAGAAAACTAACCAAATTTAATTATAAAAAATTAATACTTATAGACGTAGCAGAATCGCCTTTATATGAACTTCAGCAAGAGTTTATACAAGACGAAATTAAACGGTTTGAAGTAATAATTGTAGATGTAAGAAATACTGTAAGGATGGATCAAATTTTTACAAATTTTAATCCAGAGATTATTTTTCATGCTGCGGCCTATAAACATGTTCCTTTAATGGAAAATAATCCTTACGAAGCTGTAAGTGTAAATATTAGTGGTACCATTAACATGTCTAATTTAGCCATTAAATACGGTGTAAATAAATTTGTTATGATATCTACAGATAAGGCGGTGAATCCCACAAATGTTATGGGAGCAACCAAACGTATTGCCGAGCTGTATATTAGTTGCTTAAATCATAAAGGAAAAACTAAATTTATTACCACTCGTTTTGGTAATGTATTAGGATCTAATGGATCTGTCATACCCTTATTTAAAAAACAAATCGAAAATGGAGGGCCTTTAACAGTCACACATAAAGATATTACTCGTTTTTTTATGACAATTCCTGAAGCTTGCTCTTTAGTATTAGAAGCAGCTGCAATGGGTAATGGAGGAGAAATTTTTGTGTTCGATATGGGTAAATCTGTTAAGATATTTGATTTAGCAGTAAACATGATTACTTTATCAGGATTAAAATATCCTACAGATATAGATATAAAAATTACGGGCTTAAGACCGGGTGAAAAAATTTATGAAGAATTGCTGGCTAATGGCGAAAATACAAGGCCTACATATCATGAGAAAATAATGATTGCAAAATCTAAAGAGATTGATACTCAAGTAGTACTTAATCAAATTATTGATTTACACGAAACTAATCCCAAATGTTTAACACTGGAAACAGTAACTAAAATAAAAGAGATTGTACCAGAATACATCTCTAATAATTCTAAATTCGAAGCTTTAGATAGTAAAAATTAAAAAACCTATGACACCAACATTTAATCAAATTCAATTTAAATTTTTATTAATACCAATCATTTCTTTAATGTTAGCCTCTTGTGGAGTTAAACGTGAAAGTATTGTTTATTTTCAAGACGAAACAGCTAGCACTACCAGTGAATTAGCTGATTTTGAAATAAGATTTAAACCAGATGATTTATTAACCATAGATGTTTCAGCAATAGATCCAGAAGCAGCCAGACCATTTAATTTACCAGCAGTATCTTATAATGCAAGCTCTGTAGACTTGGCTCAAGGAACTTTAAAAATGCAAACCTATTTAATAGATAATGAAGGGAATATAGAGTTTCCTGTTATAGGATCTATTAAATTAGGTGGCTTGTCTAGAAGTGAAGCTAACCTATACATGAAGAATTTATTAAAAGAATACATTAAGGATCCTATAGTTAATATAAGATTAGCTAATTTTAATATAACTATTTTAGGAGAGGTTAACAGTCCTGGAACTTATAGCTTACAGAATGAAAAAGTATCGTTAACAGAAGCTTTAGGGTATGCCGGAGATTTAACAATTTATGGTAGACGTGACAATGTGTTTTTAATAAGAGAAATAGATGGAGAAAATAGATATTATAAATTTGATTTAACGTCGATAAATGTGATGAATTCACCTCATTTTTTCTTAACCCAAAATGATGTGATTTATGTGGAGCCAAATAAAGCTAAAATAAGATCTTCTAATTATAACCAAAATAACGTAGTATTAATTTCTGCTATTGCTACATTAGCTACAATAACTGCTTTAATTTTTAAATAATATGAAAAACGAAATTCAAGATAATTATACTCATATCAGTGACATTGTTCATTTGTACTTATCCAAATGGAAGTATTATCTATTATCATTGTTTGCATGTTTAGTTATAGCTTTTATCTTTTTAAGATATTCAACTAACGAATATCAAAGTAAAGCGACAATAAAAATTACAGATGAGAAACAACTAAATAAATTTCCAGAATTAGCAGGTTTACAGTCTTCAGGATTGTTATCTAACGAAGGCGATGTTATTTCTGATGAAATAGAAATATTAAAATCTAAAACTATTATTGAACAAGTAATAAAAGATTTGAAATTAAACATCAGATTTTTTGTTCAAGGTAGAATTAAGGAAAAAGAAAACTATATAGATCCACCTATAAGTTTAACATTCTTTAAAAGTGATTCAGTTATAAACGCAGTCGATACAACTTTTTTTGTAACTATAATTAGTGAAGATAAGTTTAATATATCT is a window of Formosa sediminum DNA encoding:
- a CDS encoding HAD family hydrolase, which produces MKKTSGAFAKCIDSESVIFCDMFDTLVHRDVHPNYVMRLWSKTIIRALGINVDIDTLYFIRKEVEHFLSDKFNLLHVEIEYSLVINEIYNRLVCSDLLYNISLAVFQDYFEKADIVVEKKVQFLNSNTITQLQVLKEKGHKIYCVSDFYTSKKVLKSLLEYHNILELFTDVFVSSECQKSKHSTNLYPYLINRLQLDSKTVVMIGDNYNHDILNAQKSNLQTLYIPNKNYSKTKLKYSKGSDIKDYKKVINGVYKRCNTKAAPGNSDYILFYYNYTERLYFKLKQCGVKNIFFLSREGLYLKKLFDYYQNYVVLNDQDLIKTHYLKTSRQASMLVSLKSIDTEQFYFLRHKYPKLSLKGFLNNFDFESEIVNAIIDDLGLNAIASDSIPNFLDSEVYLALKNNALFIKNYDLKRAEQKRYFDSYLKSFNVDFLTEGMHLADIGWGGTMQEKLFDYFKGKVHVYGYYLGIREVYNITPETKRYGLNFSVYPFASYSDHILRGNIELNEQLLSAPHGSTVSYDINLPNYSKEFHQEDEKRIYNDHILNIQTFMFEEFKTLLLQLDKICYSNDIVQEEMTNYALRVGLFTSKKNISEMIKISEGFYSNVGDFSKGLTIDTDRTKKDILVSVKAFLLTPEKLFRYLLRLKPYLYTKKKFVLLALFPSQIIYWYIKFNIGMRRLFLSNQFYLKYSFFNFRLK
- a CDS encoding sugar transferase, with product MYKNVFKRVIDLSASLIGFIILLPIFLLVTLILLITNGQPFFFQSRPGKNEKVFRIMKFKSMSDKKDKNGKLLPDAERVTTLGIFIRKFSLDEIPQLLNVIKGDMSLIGPRPLLVKYLPYYTEEEKIRHTVRPGITGLAQISGRNSIGWDDKLAKDIEYVKNLSFKTDLIILFKTVEKVVKGSDINLSPDELDFDEYRTVKKTKFIS
- a CDS encoding ATP-grasp domain-containing protein codes for the protein MNILITCAGRRVSLVKAFQKELKTLFPEGKVLTTDFSPNLSSACHASDGFFHLPLISDKNYLTALIDLCVANNIKLIIPTIDTELKVLSENKGLFLNKGITPIISSDRLINICRDKRKTQTFFTDHNINVAKEYSKTNYKLPLYIKPLNGSRSVDNFKILKESDLTDYHFKNDNLIFFEYIDHNEYEEFTCDLYYSKHNDLKCIVPRKRITVRDGEVNKGITVKNSLLEYISKNLTYIEGAVGCLTAQFFKHKENDTVYGIEINARFGGGYPLSYLAGANYPKWIIQEYLLDKTIDSFVDWEDQLLMLRYDSEILVHGYKG
- a CDS encoding HAD family hydrolase; the protein is MAIKDKIIVVLDLDDTLYNEIDFLKSAYQEIAYMISVKSQQSSQNIYNEMIKFYTKGVNVFEAIIKLTQVKDITVETLLTTYRHHNPQITLGLTTSEILKYLKSHVYKIGLVTDGRSIQQRNKITALGLDCFLDDIIISEEFGSEKPNVNNFKFYSDKYGEAKYMYVGDNVKKDFIAPKALGWVTVCLLDNGVNIHSQNIALTAAQTPDFKIKNLSDLKQILKAM
- a CDS encoding DegT/DnrJ/EryC1/StrS family aminotransferase, whose translation is MNSKIWLSSPHMGGHELDFIHEAFSTNWIAPLGPNVSGFEDDLKHFLKDNKEIAALSSGTAALHLALILLDVGPGDEVICQSKTFSASANPIVYQGATPVFVDSERDTWNMCPIELERAIKDRISKGKTPKAIIAVHLYGMPYKKEEIHAVSKQYNIPIVEDSAEALGSHYKNQKCGTFGELSILSFNGNKIITTSGGGALVTSNKTQKEKAVFLATQAKDKDVAYVHSHIGYNYRMSNIVAGIGRGQMMVLEDHVNKRRANYDYYVSKLSHIKHITFLAEPKDYYSNRWLTCILLDSNKNQEGLRVFLEEDNIETRPLWKPMHQQPVFKDAPSYLNGVSDDLFQRGLCLPSGSNLTTEDLERIVSLIINYFE
- a CDS encoding polysaccharide biosynthesis protein, which translates into the protein MNRLNNILVKLSKRYASKWLVLLVDLCLVASTFFLAYLIRYNFEIAFDFSKFLKQIPFVLIAAAISFMVVGSHKGVVRYTGVKDVVNIIVGINLLATLLIISTYISRKYNYDSIFDIAGSVIYIHLLLNIFFLIGAKFFIRSIYHSIISDKSFYNLEHHRILIYGAGNAGMVTYDAITNDAKSNIEIFGFIDDNSKKVGKKINLLEVYDSKHITTDFIEKHKIDEVIISIQNISSERLLDITKEFLDKSIKVKITPPVQQWIDGELQISQIKDVRIEDLLGREPISIDNPILIDEYEDKVIIVTGAAGSIGSEIARKLTKFNYKKLILIDVAESPLYELQQEFIQDEIKRFEVIIVDVRNTVRMDQIFTNFNPEIIFHAAAYKHVPLMENNPYEAVSVNISGTINMSNLAIKYGVNKFVMISTDKAVNPTNVMGATKRIAELYISCLNHKGKTKFITTRFGNVLGSNGSVIPLFKKQIENGGPLTVTHKDITRFFMTIPEACSLVLEAAAMGNGGEIFVFDMGKSVKIFDLAVNMITLSGLKYPTDIDIKITGLRPGEKIYEELLANGENTRPTYHEKIMIAKSKEIDTQVVLNQIIDLHETNPKCLTLETVTKIKEIVPEYISNNSKFEALDSKN
- a CDS encoding polysaccharide biosynthesis/export family protein; protein product: MTPTFNQIQFKFLLIPIISLMLASCGVKRESIVYFQDETASTTSELADFEIRFKPDDLLTIDVSAIDPEAARPFNLPAVSYNASSVDLAQGTLKMQTYLIDNEGNIEFPVIGSIKLGGLSRSEANLYMKNLLKEYIKDPIVNIRLANFNITILGEVNSPGTYSLQNEKVSLTEALGYAGDLTIYGRRDNVFLIREIDGENRYYKFDLTSINVMNSPHFFLTQNDVIYVEPNKAKIRSSNYNQNNVVLISAIATLATITALIFK